A region from the Oleidesulfovibrio alaskensis DSM 16109 genome encodes:
- a CDS encoding phage protein GemA/Gp16 family protein — IRHMEELGAQFSSKGKTNPGQPRQNGDNFYVIPDNVPYANQKRYILVLWKALGWSLKGIDTRMRKQFGLDSLVWVQDQAQLQTITKDLQNRCRKAGIDPDNA, encoded by the coding sequence ATCCGTCACATGGAAGAACTCGGAGCGCAGTTTTCCAGCAAGGGAAAAACCAACCCCGGGCAGCCCCGGCAGAATGGCGATAATTTTTATGTCATTCCCGACAACGTCCCTTATGCAAACCAGAAGCGCTACATCCTCGTACTCTGGAAGGCTCTGGGGTGGAGCCTGAAAGGAATCGACACTCGCATGCGTAAACAATTCGGTCTGGACAGTCTTGTGTGGGTGCAAGACCAGGCGCAGTTACAGACCATCACCAAGGACCTGCAGAACCGTTGCCGAAAGGCTGGAATTGACCCGGATAACGCATGA